One window of the Endomicrobium proavitum genome contains the following:
- a CDS encoding TraR/DksA family transcriptional regulator yields the protein MNKKDAANFKKILIQKRTELLNKVNNAQKELDSSSEENVGDEIDTASQNSQKEMYFELAANDKITLDTINDAIAKVERGTFGKCECCGENITLERLKAIPWSRYCIKCQEEAERPRK from the coding sequence ATGAATAAAAAAGACGCGGCAAATTTTAAAAAGATTTTAATTCAGAAAAGAACGGAGCTTTTAAATAAAGTAAACAACGCGCAAAAAGAACTTGATTCTTCTTCCGAAGAAAACGTGGGCGACGAAATAGATACGGCAAGCCAAAACAGCCAGAAAGAAATGTATTTTGAGCTTGCGGCAAACGATAAAATAACTTTAGACACAATTAACGACGCAATTGCAAAAGTTGAAAGAGGAACTTTCGGCAAATGCGAATGCTGCGGCGAAAACATAACTCTTGAAAGGCTAAAAGCAATACCGTGGTCTCGCTACTGTATTAAATGTCAGGAAGAAGCCGAAAGACCAAGAAAATAA
- a CDS encoding mechanosensitive ion channel family protein has product MQTLFGISLPENIVMWSESAAVFALIFVAGFLFKKYILKFLQKIVEKSGLVLGDDIVISSKNYVSFWFFLTALYCSYLISPLEHKYDVIDKAFFVLLAFSFVVLAASVAAKIFQRAVSEAIGVNIIKFVVIFIGIVLILNQIGVKLTPILTALGVGSLAVALALQDTLSNFFAGVNILASGQIMRGDYIQLDSGQEGRVIEINWRTTRIREISNNVITVPNTKISSAIVKIVHSLNAAELTVSVKCGVSYDSDLEKVEAAAIAAVTEVLNSSEGAAKTFKPIVRFGEFADSSINFSVIFRVRDMYVRSEVVHNVIKSIKKKFDAQHIEIPFPQRVVTLKKD; this is encoded by the coding sequence ATGCAAACATTGTTTGGTATTTCTTTACCTGAAAATATTGTAATGTGGTCTGAAAGCGCAGCGGTTTTTGCGCTTATATTTGTTGCAGGTTTTTTATTTAAAAAATACATATTAAAATTTTTGCAAAAAATTGTAGAAAAGTCCGGACTTGTTTTAGGCGACGACATAGTAATATCTTCAAAAAATTACGTTTCGTTTTGGTTCTTTCTTACTGCGTTATATTGCTCTTATTTAATTTCGCCTTTAGAGCATAAATACGATGTAATAGATAAAGCGTTTTTTGTTTTGTTGGCTTTTTCTTTTGTGGTATTGGCGGCTTCTGTCGCAGCTAAAATATTTCAAAGAGCGGTTTCCGAAGCTATCGGCGTAAACATAATAAAGTTTGTCGTAATATTTATAGGCATAGTTCTTATTTTAAACCAAATAGGCGTTAAGTTAACGCCTATACTTACGGCGTTGGGCGTAGGTTCTTTGGCGGTGGCTCTTGCGCTTCAAGATACTTTAAGCAATTTTTTTGCCGGCGTAAATATTCTTGCAAGCGGGCAAATAATGCGCGGCGATTATATACAGCTTGACTCGGGACAGGAAGGCAGAGTAATAGAAATAAATTGGAGAACCACCCGCATAAGAGAAATTTCAAATAATGTGATAACGGTTCCGAATACTAAAATATCGTCGGCAATAGTTAAAATTGTGCACTCGTTAAACGCTGCCGAACTTACGGTGTCCGTAAAATGCGGCGTTTCTTACGACAGCGACTTGGAAAAAGTTGAAGCAGCGGCAATTGCGGCCGTAACGGAAGTTTTAAACTCTTCCGAGGGCGCCGCAAAAACTTTTAAACCTATTGTGCGTTTTGGCGAATTTGCGGATTCTTCAATAAATTTTAGCGTTATATTTCGCGTTCGCGATATGTATGTGCGCTCTGAAGTTGTGCATAATGTTATAAAAAGTATTAAGAAAAAATTTGACGCGCAACACATTGAAATACCGTTTCCGCAAAGAGTTGTTACTCTTAAAAAAGATTAA
- the panD gene encoding aspartate 1-decarboxylase translates to MKFVLSSKIFKAVVSEANLNYKGSITIDSDLIEKAGLWVGEKVLVVSNTSGARLETYVIPGKAGSGVMCMNGAAAHLIKKDEEIIVMGFTLSDKPVNAKIVFVDKNNKCVKVDTLY, encoded by the coding sequence ATGAAGTTTGTTTTAAGCTCTAAAATATTTAAAGCCGTTGTTAGCGAAGCTAATCTCAATTACAAAGGCAGCATAACCATAGATAGCGATCTTATTGAAAAAGCCGGTCTTTGGGTTGGCGAAAAAGTTTTGGTTGTGTCTAACACTTCGGGAGCAAGACTTGAAACTTATGTTATACCGGGCAAAGCGGGCTCTGGCGTAATGTGTATGAACGGCGCCGCGGCTCATCTTATAAAAAAAGACGAAGAAATTATAGTAATGGGTTTTACTCTTTCCGATAAACCCGTTAACGCAAAAATAGTTTTTGTAGATAAAAACAATAAATGCGT